A single genomic interval of Spinacia oleracea cultivar Varoflay chromosome 6, BTI_SOV_V1, whole genome shotgun sequence harbors:
- the LOC110801564 gene encoding uncharacterized protein has translation MGKKKFIDKKKSATFQLLARDTSDPVYIEEPENDRVFVRVDNNRVSVNGIEEDHDEGGYSNDLESADDGGGYEGFRVPAPLPDNVRREILELGFPDDGYNYLTHLREIRNTGGGSTYFQNPKAELHQLPHDVKAYDASRVRIKEASEDTSPKTLYNVAEKTVTVRVQKAVDPEIAALLEDDESDFGSDIDDLEEDFVVQANHTEESGDVYEETSLSLVNNLQEEVLNESDTFISCDIQTVVASNSTTEVVQSVNEKPRPQRLVDQQFDLLESQEYGSDSDDDYDNYVAEQEISLAEKLKSVLKDHEVDDLEFNENYKAPAEILRRCAEYAEKYENEDGDEKVVVIVEESSDESEQWDCETFVSTYSNLDNHPGRIGAPGRIREKILAETINGVLKSGSDKIISLGGKARLPVDYLPHGKKEHKETAKVVAKTELPKRKPHGQETKEEKKERKAAVKEERREARRLKKDLKELYRDEAKLAQKVAAITGPSSIHLG, from the exons ATGGGGAAGAAGAAGTTCATTGATAAGAAAAAATCAGCAACCTTCCAACTTCTTGCACGGGATACTTCTGATCCTGTGTATATCGAAGAGCCGGAAAATGACCGGGTTTTCGTTCGTGTTGATAATAATAGGGTTTCTGTAAATGGGATAGAAGAGGACCATGATGAAGGTGGTTACTCAAACGACCTTGAGTCTGCTGATGATGGTGGGGGTTATGAGGGGTTTAGGGTTCCAGCTCCCTTACCAGACAATGTAAGGAGGGAGATATTGGAGCTTGGATTTCCTGACGATGGTTATAATTATCTAACTCATTTGAGGGAGATTCGAAATACTGGTGGCGGCTCTACTTATTTTCAAAATCCGAAGGCTGAGCTTCACCAACTTCCTCATGATGTCAAG GCATATGACGCTTCAAGAGTGCGGATAAAGGAAGCAAGTGAAGATACAAGTCCTAAAACATTGTACAACGTCGCAGAGAAAACAGTGACAGTGAGAGTTCAGAAAGCAGTAGATCCTGAAATTGCTGCGTTACTTGAAGATGATGAGTCAGATTTTGGTTCTGACATTGATGATTTGGAGGAGGATTTTGTTGTTCAGGCAAATCATACAGAGGAATCTGGAGATGTATATGAAGAGACCAGTTTGTCTTTGGTTAATAATCTCCAAGAAGAGGTGCTTAATGAATCTGATACTTTCATCTCATGTGACATTCAAACTGTAGTAGCCAGTAATTCCACGACGGAAGTGGTTCAAAGTGTTAATGAAAAGCCTAGACCTCAACGTTTAGTTGACCAACAGTTTGACCTG CTTGAAAGTCAAGAGTATGGGTCAGATAGTGATGATGATTATGATAATTATGTAGCTGAACAAGAAATATCGCTTGCAGAAAAGCTCAAAAGTGTTCTCAAGGATCACGAGGTAGATGATTTAGAGTTTAATGAAAATTACAAAGCACCAGCTGAAATACTTCGCCGTTGTGCTGAATATGCTGAGAAATATGAGAATGAGGATGGGGATGAAAAAGTAGTTGTAATTGTGGAAGAAAGTAGTGATGAATCTGAACAATGGGATTGTGAGACCTTTGTCTCTACATACTCAAACCTTGACAATCACCCTGGCAGAATTGGAGCTCCAGGACGTATTAGAGAGAAAATATTGGCAGAGACAATCAATGGGGTGCTGAAAAGTGGCTCAGACAAGATTATTTCCCTTGGAGGAAAGGCAAGGCTTCCTGTGGATTACTTGCCTCATGGAAAGAAGGAACACAAAGAGACGGCGAAAGTAGTTGCCAAAACAGAACTGCCAAAAAGAAAACCACATGGTCAGGAGACCAaggaagagaaaaaagaaagaaag GCTGCTGTAAAAGAGGAAAGGCGAGAGGCCAGGCGTTTGAAGAAAGATTTGAAGGAACTGTACCGCGATGAAGCCAAACTAGCTCAGAAAGTTGCTGCTATTACCGGACCGTCATCCATTCATCTTGGATAA
- the LOC110801572 gene encoding major strawberry allergen Fra a 1-3, whose amino-acid sequence MGVITYTLADFTSTVAAARLFQALSIDTHNFLPKVVPQFVKSVEFVEGDSTTVGCVKLINFPDEAPYKYVKTRVDEIDLSNLYLKYTSIEGDIFPDTLECAVYENKYEASDSGTHYKMVAHYHMKGDNVMDDEDIQSAKQGIQMMFKAVEDHLIANPQLYA is encoded by the exons atggGTGTAATTACATACACATTGGCGGACTTCACCAGCACGGTAGCCGCGGCTCGGTTGTTCCAAGCTCTGTCCATTGATACGCATAACTTCTTACCCAAGGTTGTGCCTCAGTTTGTCAAGTCTGTTGAGTTTGTTGAAGGTGACTCCACTACTGTTGGATGTGTCAAACTTATCAACTTCCCTGATG AGGCTCCTTACAAATATGTGAAAACTAGAGTAGACGAAATTGATTTGAGTAACTTGTACCTCAAGTATACGAGCATTGAAGGAGATATATTTCCTGATACATTAGAGTGCGCGGTGTATGAGAACAAATATGAGGCTTCTGACAGCGGAACACACTACAAGATGGTGGCACACTATCACATGAAAGGAGATAATGTTATGGATGATGAAGATATCCAAAGTGCCAAACAAGGAATTCAGATGATGTTTAAGGCTGTTGAAGACCATCTCATTGCAAATCCTCAACTTTATGCTTGA